The DNA segment CCTCCGCCCCAAAGAGCAACGCTAGTTACCTTTCGTACCTAAAGGCGAAGGAGGATGTCGAAAAAGAAGGGGCCCTCCCGACGCCCAAACATATCCGCAATGCCCCAACAAAGTTGATGAAGGAGTTGGGATATGGGAAGGACTATCAATACCCGCACGATTTTGAGGGGCATTATGTCAAAGAGGAGTATCTTCCTGAAAAGTTGAGGGGAAAGAGATATTATGAGCCGACGGAGAATGGGTATGAGGGGGAGATCAAAACAAGATTAGAGAAATTGAAAAAATGAACCCAAAACCTGTCAAAGAATCCCAGATCGAAGTGACCCACATCGTACAACCTGCCCATATCAATTCGATGGGCTCAATCTTCGGTGGTCAGGTGATGGCCTGGATCGACTTGGCGGCGGCGATCTGTGCCCAGAGGCATTCGCGGAAGGTCTGTGTGACCGCGTCGATCGATGCGCTTCATTTCCTGGCGCCGGTTCGCGCTGGTTATATTGTCATCTTGAAGGCCTCGGTGAACTATACCCACAAGACCTCGATGGAGATCGGTGTAAAAATCGAATCAGAAGATCCGCTGACTGGCGAGAGAAAGCATACCGCTTCGGCCTATCTGACTTTTGTTGCCATTAATCAAAAAGGCGGGCCAATTGAAATCCCCCAAGTCTTGCCGGAAACAGACGACGAAAAGCGGCGGTTTCATGAGGCAGAATCAAGAAGGAAGGAGAGGCTCAAGAAACGCGAGGAACGGAAA comes from the Deltaproteobacteria bacterium genome and includes:
- a CDS encoding acyl-CoA thioesterase: MNPKPVKESQIEVTHIVQPAHINSMGSIFGGQVMAWIDLAAAICAQRHSRKVCVTASIDALHFLAPVRAGYIVILKASVNYTHKTSMEIGVKIESEDPLTGERKHTASAYLTFVAINQKGGPIEIPQVLPETDDEKRRFHEAESRRKERLKKREERKQHR